From Aegilops tauschii subsp. strangulata cultivar AL8/78 chromosome 5, Aet v6.0, whole genome shotgun sequence:
GGCGGCTATGAGAGTCAAAAGCAAGGCTAACcaagggaaggagggagtacatgctcagggaaaccgaaaccactatctccacaaggcagttaatgtatgactaaccccattatacattcttcttcttctatttaccATTACTTTCTTATGTATGACTAACCTCTGTTTGGTGGTGCAGGAGGAGAAACTGAAACGGCCGCTCTCACACATGCAGGCGTGGGAGATCGCCCATACGCGGAAGGACCCCAAGCCTGGCGAGCCCAAGTACTACGGCAAGAAGACCGCGCATAGGAAGAAGGCCTACTCCGATGGGTATCTGGCGTTACATCCTGACACACCTGACCCCATTGCGGCGGATCTGGACGAAAGGGTGGTGGTGGGCATGGGGCCGAAGGAGCACGGTCGGGAGGCGGTTCTCGATGCTGTGATCACTCCTACTATCTCCTACACACAGCTCCGTCGGATCGACCCGACCCTGAGCCAGCGCACGAGCACGCCCATGAGCAGTGCACCGTCACTGTCCATCTTTCAGGAGCAGCAAACTGTAAGTATTTTCCCTTTTATCTTCATTGCTCCCTTTATTTTCCGCATTTAGTAGTTTTATGAGTTTCATCATGTCATACTGTAGGCCTACATGGAGTACACACGCCAGGAGACCATGGCGTTGGCACGACCGCCTTCATGCATACCATCAGCAGAGGGATCGCCAGATGCAGCACGCTTTTCAGGAAATGGCGGCCGGCAGGTGTCCTCAATGGCCATCAGCAGAGGGTCCTCCAGCACAACCAACGTTGCTGACCTTTGAGGAGTTTGTGGCACTGGCACTGGACGCTGGCCCCTCGCCGGTTAGTTCATCCCCAATCTATTCACTCAAAGCATATCATGCCTTTCAACACAGTCATATATCCCGTTAATATGTCTTTTCAACATCCAGGGAACCGGTGGATCAACCGTTGGCGGTGGTCTTCGCAGCACTCCCGAGTCACGGAGCCCGACCACTCCGATCCATGGAGGTGGAGGCGGTCTTGGCGGTAGCGCTGCCGCTAGCACTGACGACCTGGGCTTCAGCGGTCTTGGCGGTGACGACCTCTGCGGTGCTCGACGTCCTGGCGCTTAAGCCTTTTGGTTACTTGTGTGCTTATGCTTATGTATCTTTAGATGACTTGTGTGTGGTGATGATGATAAACTTGTGGTCTTTGATGGTCCTTTAGATGACTTGCGTGCTTCTTTATATGCTTATCCTTATCTTTATGTTGATTATGATGATGCTTATGCATATATTGTTGTGATGGTGACGGATGATACTTAGATGTGTTCTATATGTCTATTTCCATCATATATATCTGCTGATATGTGCTGTATATCTGAATTGAATTGATttgaaaacaaacagaaaaaagaaaaaaaagaaaaataaaaactatGCTGGCCTGAGCGCCCAGTTGCTGACGCGtggcatctatgccgacggctagtcggcatagatttaaactaagccgacggctaggccgtcggcatagatgccaCGTGTCATCAACTGGGCTCTCCTGGGGCaaggctatgccgacggcctagccgtcggcatagattcaaactaagccgacggccaggccgtcggcatagccttGCCCCAGGAGAGCCCAGTTGTTGCCACGtggcaggcctatgccgacggcctggctgTTGGCTTTAGTTTAAATCTATGCCGACGGTCCTGGTCTCATGGGTTGCTCTTGCGACTCACAGGAcgactcgccgccgccgccatagTGAGCGTACTCACGGCACTCCTCCCTCGCTGCCTGCGTCCCTTCCTTCTCCTGCTCACCTCTCCACTTGATCCCGCGGCACCTCCTGGCCTCCACGCGCTGCTGGTCCCTGTTCGTCTCGATCTGGTGACTCAGACGCTTGTGGCGGCGCTTTGGCAGATCGGCCGCTTCATCGGGCTCCCATTGTTGTGCCTCGGGCCAGGTCAGGGCCCCTGCCCACGTATGGTCTGGCCGCAGCCAGTTCGTCGGATCTGACGGCGGCTGGGTCTGGCTAGCCGTTGGTATCTGGATTGCACGGGGATCCGACCCGtgcagcgcggcggcggcggcggcagatccTCTAAGGCGTTGATCTGGAGGGCGGCGGCGCCGCCCGCGACGGCTTCTCCAGCGACGGTGTTgcggggcggcggtggccggTTAGTGGCTTGATGGGATCGTGTAATGGTTTGGCCCTAGCGCTCTTCTTTCACCAAGTCGTCTTTCTGCCGGATGTCGACCTCTTGGATCTGTCCGCTGATGAGTTCCGGTATTCCCCATAGGGGATCTACACGGATTGGCGAATTTTGCCCCTGGATAACTTTATTGGAAAGGCTTCGGTCACGTGCGCTCATATTATCATCCAACGTGGCCTGAAGAGGGTGCGACGCGAAGCTTCGATTTCTTATTGGTGTCATGAGACATGTCTAAGTCAAGATTCCCAAGGCATTGATAGAGTGGAGAAAGTCATGGCAACTGCGACTGGGATCTTGAAGCTTTGGTGGAAGGGTGTATTGGATGCGATGAAGACTCTGTGCCAGGTGCCAGGTGTTTGGTGACTTGCAATAGCGGCCTCGGCAAGTGGGGGTGGCAGCACTGGAGGACTGCATTTTTGGTGGTGCTCCTCGAGTACCGAGTCTCGATTCCAATGGTGAAAACCCAAGGTTTGGCTTTTATTGGTTGTACCTGGCAATGGCCGTGTTTAAGGCATTGTTTTTGGGTGAACTCAGACTTTTCGAGGGTGAAAACCCAAGATCTTCGATCGGGCAACAACAACGCTTGTGCATtgtttccttcttgaaggcgttgcTTTTGGAGAACCTCTTTTGTAATCAGAGTATTGTCTTTGGTGGTGGTTAAAGTGCTGTTGATGCTAGTGATTGATCACCATCACGGAGTCTTTTTTTCTTCtgttctttttattttcttttttggcTGTGTGTATCCTGGTTGCCTTTGGGCATCTTGTTGGTACAAAGACAGGGTGTAATTGATATCTTCACGATATTAATATATTCCCTTTGTCGAATTGTTTGGCGTGGGGGTAATTCCATTAGTCGACCATAATCATGGCTCATAACGCCATGTACAATGCAAGGCGCTTGGTGGAGGTGCTTTGTAAAATAAACCTGGTTTTGTTCAAGCACCGGTGTTTGTCCCTATATCAGGGGCGCTTAATTAAGTGTCTATCCTCTACAAATAAGCATCAATGCTTAGAAAATttggtttatttttctaagcacctcCCATAAGCACCCTACATTGTACAAGGCTTAACAACCATTGTTCTAGGAGTAGGGTGTTATCTCCAGAACATGGCGCCGGAACTTGGGTAAAACCTCTTATGTGTGAAATCCCGTACCTAGATCATCCAGGTGCGCCTCGCTTGCACAAAACCCACAAATAATGAGTATTTCCATGAAATCCCCGCGATAATTGACGCCCACGGGCAAGCGCGCGCGGGAGGAGTGGTCTAGTTTGGATCTCCTCTGGCAATCGGCGGTGGGCTTAGGCCCAGGCAGCTTGTGCGTTTTGATATGTTCCATTTCGTCGCCGATGACTCTGCATGCATCCTGCCTCTGCAGTGCTTCTTGAGGGCATGATGACCTTTGCTGGGAGCATGCACTTCATCGCCAAGCGATCCGACATAATGTGCCTTCAACAATCTTATTCGCTCTGACTGGCGGGGTCGAGTCTCAGGCATTCCGTGGGATCTCCACTAGCGATGCACGTCGACAAGGCTGCTTCCCAGCTTGTTGGCATGGTCAATTCCAACTTCATTTTGCCATTCTTGGATTCTGAGTCTGGCTGGCATGAGAGCTCATATAGTTCCCACTTCCGTGGCGGAGGTGTACATGACCAACAACAATGTTGGCGCGGCTGCGACAAACACAGTGGCCTGAGAGGCGGTGGATGATCATGCATACCCTCGTCGAGGGCGACTAGGAAACAAAAAAAGGATGTCAAGGCCTCGCGCACGGTTGTTTTTGCTGAGAAGGAGTAaattgcacagaagtaccacAATTGGGGCATTGAAAGCAGATTGGTACCAAGTTTGGTAATTTTTACATGTCAGTACCAAGTCTGGGGCTAGACGTTACAAAAAGGTCTAAATCGCGTATAAACGCGTATTGACAGTATATCTGACCGGCAGGGCCCGCCTGTCAGCTCCTGACGTGGCGCTTTTTTTTGCAGAAACCCCCCACGGTGTCGCTCCGCGCCCGCCTCaccgccctcgccctcgccctctccccgtggcgACCTCCTACCTCAGCCGGCGCGCGCACGACCCCAGCGCGCCGGTAGCGCCTTCTGACCGGTGCTCCCGCTTCGCCTCCCCCgcggccgccgccccgccctccgccacgccgccgccgccgcccctcttcACGCTCGACGACCGCTTCGCCGCCGCCGACTTCTCGCCCGACCCCACCGCCTCCGACCTGCTCCCCgtcgcctcctccccctccccccgcgCCGGGGCGGGCGCCGGCAGCCGCTCGCCCTCATGGGACCGCTCCCGCGGCAAGGCCTCCGCCCCCGGATCCCCCATGGACGGGGTCGTCGAGCCACCGCCCCGCAAGGAGCTGCTCGCGCTGCCCCCGCCGTCCAGCCCCTGCACTCCTCCTCCCCCGACGGCGACGGTCGTGACCCCGGCGACGGAGGCTGCCAGGACGGAGCCGGCGGCTCCGGCCAGCGAACGGAAGGCAGATGGCGAGGAGTGGGTCACTCTATTCGGGTGAGGAAACCATGATGCTCTTCTTTACTTGTTTTTTCAGGAAGCTATAGCCTGCCGCATGCGCATGGTAGATTCAGTTCTGCAAGTAGTAGTATCTTGGTGACCGCTGGACATGTATGTAGCCATGGAGCTGAAAATATTGCTGCTTTGCGTAGGTTCATGGCCCTGGCATGTGCTTGCTCCTGTGTATGTCAATGAGCAACAGCAAAATCGATCATTTAGTAGCATATCGCTCTTAGACCTTAGTGCTTGTCCTAGCAAGTGGATATACCGGTTTCATGACACCATTGATCATCTTATATGTTCGTGGAATTAATGGTTGTCTACTTGTTCAATTCACACGTTGTATGGCTGCACTCAGTTAAAGAGATGCCTTTTCGTTCAATTTTAAGATGGATTTAGCCTAAAGGTTGCATTCTCTTTATTCCAGTTTCAGTGATACTAAATGCTGTGGTGTATGATTTGGCTATCTTTTGAACATGAAACAGATAGTGAAGTTGGTTTTGGCCTGTTGAGTATGTTTTTCATCATCACATGTTCTAGTCTGGATAATCTGTCTTTGTGCATTCATGCATGATGTGAATTTTTATAGGTTTCTCTCGCCTGTGATTGCTGGGATAAGATTTATTTAAAGTGATTTCTGATGTCTGGAACCTAGCTCTTTTCTTAACAAATGTTTATCTCAGTTCCGCTATGCCCGTGCATCACATGATAGGTTTCTGCATTATGGTGCGACAATTAATTCCTCTGGCCTTTCATCTTAAACTGACAATTGTCTTCACAGCACTCTTACGATGCCAGGAAAGCCCTCCAAAAGAATGGTATCCAACTATGCAGTGGCGTCATAATTGGAGTAAAGCATATTGATCCAGTGCACCGACAGCAGCTGGATGATAGGCTCGCTGGAATCAATCAAGGAGGCTTCATGGTCTCCCTGCCTTCGAAATCACTTGTCCTGAAGAGCAGGACAGGTGCATCAAACCAGTTGGGGGCCTTGCCTGTTGGCTGTTGTAACTTTGTGTTCTGGTGGGTGCTGTCATGAGCAATGGCTCTGGATGAAGGATGAAACTGAGATCTCAATATGTATTTATTTTGTCCGTTGTAATCTACATGAGCTCTGATATATTTGAGAATGTTTTTTTAAGAAATGCCATCATGGCCACTATATTGAATTGGTAATATGGTTACATCGTTTACAATGGCATTCACCAGGAAAGCTGGGGGTTCATCGACCCAATTACAAGAAGCATTATCGTCATAAGCAAATTTCGCTAAAGAATGAGCTACCTCACTTGTATCACAGGCATAGTGTATAAATTCAGCCGATCCTATCAATCTATCATCCCAGCCAAGATGAAACACTATAGATAGCCAAAGCTTCACCCCAAATTCTATATCTTGTCCTGCACAGGCATTGATAATTTGAATCGAATCCGACTTGGTCTTATTGAGTGTAGCAGAAAACTGCATTTTTcttctgatttgatttgagaGCGTTCGTATTGGATCAAGTGCGGTCATATAGAACGTTCATTCTAATTTTCAATCAGGGTCATCCGCGTGCATTCCCAAATAACATTGCTCAAAAAACCTCAACTGTAATGGGATATAGAGAGATTTGCAACACACCAGATGCAGCAAAGATTATACTGAGATTAATACAGTATCGCATCGGATCACACGGCATCGCACGCACCCAGCAAGATCGACACAAACGTACAGACGAAGACTGAAGACAACACGAAGACTGATGGCTACAAAAGAAGCAGTAGGCAGAACCACGAGGAGTGGCGGATCGGTGATACGACGGGGCCCTGGGGCGATGCCCTAGTCTAGACGCGGCCCTCCCAGAGGCACGGCTGGTCGTCGGAGCAGAGCGcgtgcggcggcggggcgaggcgcgGGTGACGCCGAGGCAGGGCCCGTAGCGCATGTCCATGTCGAACTCCCTGGCCTTCCTCTCCGCGTTCTCCGCCTCCTCCCTCCTCGCGTCGGCGCCGTCGCCGTGATCTGCCGCaaaagcaacagcagattgaaaataAATAAACACCAGATCGATCGATCGAGCGGTCAAATCCGCGTTGGGCGTATGAATCGGCGGAGCTCGGATTGGGCGTACGGCGGCGTACCTGGCGTCGGGCGCGCCGCcgcttgcttctggtggtggtggtgcgccGGCTTCTTGGAGACGCCGCTGGTGGGCTTGGCGGCCGCTGCGCCGGAGTGGGCCTTCTGCTGCCGGAAGAAGGACTTGACGTCGCCGCCGCTCCTCATggctctctctatctctctcgcCGGCGGCGCGATCTCTCTGTTGTATTTCATTTCTCTCTCTCGCCGGCGGCCCGATCTCTCGCCGGCGGGGTCAGCACCACCGGCGCGCTGGGGTCGTGCGCGCGCCGGCTGAGGTAGGAGGCcgccacggggagagggcgagggcgagggcggcgaggcgggcgcGGAGCGACAccgtgtggggggggggggtttctgtaaaaaaaatgccACGTCAGCAGCTGACAGGCGGGCCCTGCCGGTCAGATACACTGTCAATACGCGTTTATACGCGATTTAGACCTTTTTGTAACGTCTAGCCCCAGACTTGGTACTGACATGTAAAAATTACCAAACTTGGTACCAATCTGCTTCCAATGCCCCAATTATGGTACTTCTGTGCAATTTACTCGCTGAGAAGTAACGTCTCAGAAAGAGCGGCCCTTGGCACACAAGAGTGTGAGCTGCCGTCGGCGTTGGCGCGTGGGACACGGCGGACGCGCCTGCTATGGGGTGCGTAGCTCCATGAGAAGCCAGGAGACAGAGGGCGCGCACATTCATCGTACACCTGCCAAGAAGCCGTTGTGCGCTTGCCAACTTCCTCTTACTCGTCGCGTTGCTGTGAGTAACTGTGGAGCACTAGAACATGGCCATGTCATCACAATGCCTATTGGCTTCCAGGTCAGTACAGTGCATCACCTTGGACTCGTCTAATCCAAGTCGATCCGACAATCGCCGGCCTAATGCGCCTAACGACACCAATTGAATCCGCACGGAGCGACATCAGCTTTGCCCTCCTCGGGGCCGGGGACCAGGACCTTGCGACATGTGGGATGACATCGAGGCTATCCGAGTGGCCAAGGTGTGTACCAATCGCCTTGGAGATGAGGTTGGTTGGTCGTCCGGCTTAGGTCACTTGATCTTATGTGCTTCAGTTGGCGCATATGGATCAAGCCTTTTCTAGAGTGATTCTAGATACTTGGCTTGCTAGCAACATTGGTGGAGGCAACGAGCATGTTGCCCTCCGTACAccggtagaaaaaagccctttagtcccggttcgcaacagcctttagtcccggctgtgcaaccgggactaaatatgcgcgactaaagacccccctttagtcgcgcctcttacggaccgcgactaaaggcccctcTTGTGgttgaccgggactaaaggcccgtccacgtgggcgccagtggtccgtcggggcggaggacctttagtcccggttctcgtggccaaccgggactaaaggcctcctccgcaggtttagggttttagcccccctaaacctgatttctttttagtttggagtgttttatttcttttatattttattttgtgttttattttaattttgataaagtttcagtacacatattctacgctactatatacatgcatatgaaatttcaaacaagaagaattcaagaggaatatataatatatattcaatctcgggtgaccatatacaacttcgaacaagtttccatacacaattaggatggatgaccatatacaacttcgaacaagtttcaatctcgggtatgcatataaatttcttcgtcctcggtatagtgttctcctttaggattgatgacttccctcatgaaaaatcctgctaattcttcttgaattggtcggaagcgagcttctggactaagcctcctccgcaagttatccgtcgcgttcctcacgctatccgatgccttccgctcagaggtgtgtctccggatgttctcacaaacatagtatccacatagattggtccccggtggctgcttatccacattaactaaccttctgaaatctagctcatgtttgaattcatcgacaatttcttctgagaaccgtctccaaaccctacagggcaaagaaaattaaatgaacaagggagttattagttacttgatattaggaaatgaacgaaagagaccgatcgatatagagctcaaatgattgaaaataattacttttgcagcatttttctcatgtcggcccaacgctttggatccgaatccatagagtccatgattagaactctggaggtgtgaagttcaatatttagcagaatccagtggaacctgcggacacgttacatgcacagtcatgcataactcatcgattagacataccatgcatggagtaaacaaaagagaatgggcacaagagagaaacactcacccaaaatggtaaggaaatagaatatgacttttgagttgatgctttctaagaaacttgtacaagtctttctccacgtcttcggggtgatgttgtaacacatgtccattaacgatatgtgggtcaatgaacccaacatcatggatgtttcttattttgcattcccaaatcttcaatctgcataatagcgtacgcaacaatatagttaggacaatatatatatagtgcaggcaatgaagaacgagatgaggtagaaataaatcacttacagaacgtagcaactcagcatagatttgtcgaggtcgcgcagattgaacagctggaacaattcactcatatgaacttgtacagagtaccgtttggtgtgatgctcatctgtaacatccgcataaacatattctttgtcggcccatgttatgaattgcttgtaccaacgtagcagatttcgcatttgtggtggtagactcttttcccgcgcaggctcgacgagaggcccattccgcacatattgtaatgctatctcacatactggcgcatcctcaaggcctaagaaggcacgaagagtcaaacccatctcggacgcttgtttcatggcactcgctacagtcaatccaagtgctgccgcagctgctatgatctcggggtcctcttccggaccggctttcactatgagcggggggatcgattgtttcttctgcatcccgagctggtcaacttgtttcccgctttttttactttcttctttctcctccttcaatatttttgcttgcctacgaagttcatgtccatagtcgtcaggcatattcagctcggcttgggacggtgtcgtcaaaaaatccttagcccacttcttttgcttctcagtgaatacttgcttgggctcaggctcttttatcgccttcatatccgccttccatttctcataatcagcagacgcggccaatttggtttcagcttcactaagttcccaaggccttgggaggagaggcttcagtgatggctccggtacccttgcggtcttaggtacataagggtctgggttaatagtccaggagcgggtttccttgctgtccgcctgcttctgcttcttcgccggaggtggattggggggcgtcgtacccgccggaggaggattggggggcgtcgtacccgccggaggttgtggatcgggggacggcgtcgaatggcgtgaaggaggtgtaggtgaaccaccacgaccaccaccgccgccaccaccgccaccaccaccaccaccaccatcggaggggggtggacttgctagccttggcgcctcgcctggaaacactatgtacttctttttccatagaatgatctggcgcttgacatctccaagtcttctctccccttcgggtgtaggtttgtcaatctccaggtcctcaaacccttggactatgtcttccaccgtgacacgagcatagccatatgcaatggggttgttgtggtggagtgctccaggtgtacagggtaaagcactgccgctagctaccttcgtggaaacgttccccacgggataatgcagatcacattctttcatctcctttacatcatccacggggtagtgaggctccggtgcacgaatctcgatcatcggtgcattagcaccaggcggggcatccgtggaagccacgctgcttctccgctgctggcttccgcgatccgcttcatgatcttcatgcggccctgcagccgatttttcttttactagttcatgcacggtctgcttcaactcatggagttccgatgcaaacttcgtcataagatctgcatcccggtccgtctttctcttacggcttctgtaacagtacgggtcattgtcctgggaaaaccctactttccacggaactttgcctttgcctcgtacacgtcctccgtgttcatcattcccgagggctgttgtcagtgcgtctttctctctgttgaacttgatcaagccctcttgagcttgggtcattgcgtcaataagggcttgggtgggagcaaactgtctctgccggtgaacacacacccctgtctccgggtctagcgatcccccatgcccgtaccaccagcttttggcccttgggtcccatccctctgtacctagagggattcctcgcaccctcaggtcctcctccatcttctgccacctaggctccgaaaggcggtatcctcctggccccataatatgatggaactttttcttactcgcattatccttatttttttcgatatttccttgaaatgctccgattgcttttgcctcacaaattctggccaatcatctttcagtttctcatgttgtccattgaaatccggagtcttgcccttgttgacatagtcacgggttaaatttttcttgaagttccggaatgcttcgcccatcttctgaagagcgaactctttaactagcctcctcctctgacgtccacccggaacctcgttaccgaattcatcgactttgttgtattccggaggtagaatgaaatgttccataagctttctccagcaatcctttttcgttctcttgtcgacaaaactgaaaccaagacgtgccttctttggctccttccattcctggacggtgatcgggacgttgtctctaacaacgactccgcattggttgataaactttgaggtgtgctgtaggggcttgccggtttcactgacaaactcaatggcatatgtttctcctgttttcatcgccttggatttgccacgctttgtcgtactcgatccggagggctaaaaaaagaaagagagtcatgcgcgttaatacatatgtattcacatttcagtaagtttgtatcacgagaggctcaatgtatatatatacctcgccggaggtggttgctacttgcaattcgagatcgtcgtttgttgacggttgacctccgtcgacaatgtccgttccttcaccttcttgatcatcgacaatctctgttccaccgtcaaggttcagaaaagaagagactacatcctcttgttgctcatattctgagcccggcacataaggaatctcgttgttgatgatgcccattaaataacgttcagcctccggatccctaagcggctcggctctatcgtccgccatatgtcactcctgcatgaggtaaaaattctttaagtataaaggaattaaaaaataagattaaggggacatagaggaggaggaattaaaaaataagattattgagcactgccaagtattttgttttgttttctttgtttttctttttggttttcatttggtttctttcttctttctttcttcttcttcctttttctttcttttttctttcttcttcttcctttcttcttcctttcttcttctttttttcttcttcctttttctttcttctttctttttctttcttctttcttttggttttcatttttttcttcttcctttttctttcttctttttttcttcttcctttttctttcttctttttttcttcttcctttttctttcttctttttttcttcttcctttttctttcttctttctttcttctttctttttttcttcttcctttttttcttcttcctttttcttctttctttctactttctttttttcttcttccttttttcttcttcctttttctttcttctttttttcttcttcctttttctttcttctttctttcttcttcctttttttcttcttcctttttcttctttctttcttctttctttttttcttcttcctttttgtcttcttcctttttctttcttctctttttcttcttcctttttcttctgttttcttttgttttcttttgtttttcttctgttttttcttccttttttcctttttccttttttcttctgtttttttcttctgtttttttcttctttttgtttttcttgtgttttcttttgtttttttctttcttcttcctttttcttttgttt
This genomic window contains:
- the LOC109755269 gene encoding uncharacterized protein, with protein sequence MHVDKAASQLVGMVNSNFILPFLDSESGWHESSYSSHFRGGVYLTGRARLSAPDVALFFAETPHGVAPRPPHRPRPRPLPVATSYLSRRAHDPSAPVAPSDRCSRFASPAAAAPPSATPPPPPLFTLDDRFAAADFSPDPTASDLLPVASSPSPRAGAGAGSRSPSWDRSRGKASAPGSPMDGVVEPPPRKELLALPPPSSPCTPPPPTATVVTPATEAARTEPAAPASERKADGEEWVTLFGKALQKNGIQLCSGVIIGVKHIDPVHRQQLDDRLAGINQGGFMVSLPSKSLVLKSRTGASNQLGALPVGCCNFVFWWVLS